A genomic segment from Thermoplasmata archaeon encodes:
- a CDS encoding 50S ribosomal protein L1 encodes MAEKPTVMAVQKALEGAKKRNFTETVELAINLKDVDLTIPKNRIQEDIILPNGRGKAVKITVIGGGELALKAKDVADLVITPEELGAIADDKKQAKKIANSTTYFIAEAPLMAQVGKRLGTVLGPRGKMPKPIAPGADPAPMIDGLRKSVSIRTKDRKTFHAPVGSVDMDPEKIAENIDLVLKRVESHLEKGEHNIASAYVKTTMGPAERIL; translated from the coding sequence TTGGCAGAAAAACCAACCGTAATGGCCGTGCAGAAAGCACTCGAGGGTGCAAAGAAGCGCAACTTTACTGAGACGGTTGAGTTGGCCATCAATCTCAAGGATGTCGATCTGACCATCCCCAAGAACCGTATCCAGGAGGATATCATTCTCCCGAACGGAAGGGGAAAGGCAGTGAAGATCACTGTGATTGGTGGTGGCGAACTAGCCTTGAAAGCCAAGGACGTGGCCGATCTTGTGATCACACCCGAGGAACTCGGAGCGATCGCAGACGACAAGAAGCAGGCAAAGAAGATCGCGAACAGTACCACGTATTTCATCGCTGAGGCACCTCTGATGGCTCAGGTCGGTAAGAGGCTGGGTACCGTTCTCGGACCTCGCGGAAAGATGCCGAAACCAATCGCACCGGGAGCAGATCCCGCACCGATGATCGACGGTCTCCGCAAGTCTGTGTCCATCAGAACGAAAGACAGGAAGACATTCCACGCACCCGTGGGATCCGTTGACATGGACCCTGAGAAGATCGCTGAGAACATCGATCTGGTCCTCAAGCGTGTCGAGTCTCACCTTGAAAAGGGAGAGCACAACATCGCTTCAGCCTATGTCAAGACCACCATGGGACCTGCGGAGAGGATTCTGTAA